The genomic segment TGTTTCGCCAGCGCCTCCAGCGAGTCTCGTTTCTGCCCATCGCCGACAAAGACGAAGTGATATTGCCGGTCATCGGCCAGAAGCCGGGCCGATTCGACTATGGTCTCGAGTGGGCGAACCCACCCCAGAGTTCCCGAGAAGAGGATAAGAAATTTATTCTCCCAGCCGTATTTTTTTCGGATACCGTTGGAGTGACTGTTGATGAAATCATAACCGACCCCGGACTTGATAGTGGTCAGGCGATCTTCCGGAATGCCATAGGCTTTCATCCATTCGGCAATACCTTCGGTAACACAGACAATATGATCAGCCCTGTGATAAAGGAAACGCATCACCTTCCGAATCGATTCGGTAAAAAGCGACTTGTTGAGGTTGCCGAATTGCTCTCCCGATTCCGGCTGCAGATCGCGAATTTCCAGCACCAGTTTGGTGCGGCGCAGACGACTCAGGATATAGCCAATGAGGGGCGAAGTCACCGGCGGCGAGGAGGCCAGAATCAAATCAAATTTTCCCTTTATCCTGAAGCTGTTGATCAGCGAGGAGAAAAGGAAAGTGATAAATCCGATCATCCTTTTTTTCGGCTCGGCATTTGATGCCGGCATGACATAGGAGCGGTAGATATTGAGATCATTCAATTTTTCCTTGACGAGGAATTTACCGCGGTATTTTTCGGGAACAACCCCATCGGGGTAATTCGGCATTGCGGTCAGGACGGTGACCTCATGTCCCCCGTTTTGGAAAAATTTGGCAAACTCGTAAAGCCTGCGGACGGCACCACGCTCCGGCGGGAAATGCTGGGTTATCAGTAATATTCTCATTGGCTTACGCATTTAGACGGCTAATGTATAACACGTGTCAAAAAAAAGCAACATAAAAAATTCAAAAAAGTGCTCATAAACTATAGGCAAATATACTTCTTAACTGGAGTCATTTTGAATTCTATATCTATATTTTGTGGGTTTCCCCACGTCAGCGACGATTGGTAGTTCGTCAATCGGGCATCCCCCCTCAAGCCAACAGCATAACTGCCCGGGGTCAGCGCTGGTTTTTGTCTGCCGGGGCTTATTCTAACCAATAATCGTCGGATTTCCGCCTTTTCTTGATTGTTATGGAAAGAAATACTCATAAATCCATGAATAGTTTCAAAATTCGCACATACTTTTTAATCCGGGGTAACATATTCAAATTGACATATTATAAAGACTCTCCTTATTTTCTATAAACTGAGCGTGGGGCCCGCTTAATGGTGTGGCCTCCCTGAGCATGAAATGAGCACAATTCAATTACCGGCGACCCGTGGCTTTGTCTCTTCAGGGCTTCATGGCGTTCGCCGGACTGTCTAAAAGGGAGTAAAGTGGAAATCAAATCTCTGCACGACTGGCCTGAAGATCCGAATGAAGCTCTTGCCATTCAGAAGGCCCTGAGAGCGGAAA from the Candidatus Zixiibacteriota bacterium genome contains:
- a CDS encoding glycosyltransferase family 4 protein, translated to MRILLITQHFPPERGAVRRLYEFAKFFQNGGHEVTVLTAMPNYPDGVVPEKYRGKFLVKEKLNDLNIYRSYVMPASNAEPKKRMIGFITFLFSSLINSFRIKGKFDLILASSPPVTSPLIGYILSRLRRTKLVLEIRDLQPESGEQFGNLNKSLFTESIRKVMRFLYHRADHIVCVTEGIAEWMKAYGIPEDRLTTIKSGVGYDFINSHSNGIRKKYGWENKFLILFSGTLGWVRPLETIVESARLLADDRQYHFVFVGDGQKRDSLEALAKQYNLKNVSFVGLQPLEQIPYYLKAGDVLVECLKEVPVAKVALPTKIFEYMAAGRPIIFGSTDGETSRLLEKAGGALTYSSGHPEQLAEIVRALYNKKIDGDELGKRYHNYVCSHHTREKWAQRYLNLLESVNRP